The genomic DNA TTTGCCAACGTTAGTCAGATTAATGTGCTACTCGACCCCAACATCATTGAAGAATCTGAACTTCTTTTTCCAAAACCTAAATTCGTCATAGCCATTTCAATTGTATTAGGGATTTTTGCGGGCATAGTCTTGGTACTTATACAGGAACACTTTGATGATGCAGCTTTTAGTGATGCTGAACTTGAGCGTCTTGGTCTTTCTTTGTTAGGCAAAGTACATGTAAACACCAAAGGAAAGAACATACGAAAAGTACGGTATAGAACTTTATCTTTAACGAAACGCGGTGAACATCTTGGCTATTAAATTTAAAGGAAAACATGCTTTTAATCAGAACGATGTCAAAATGAAAGAACAATTTTATAGCATATGTAGCAACATCGAATCTAACCTGGTCAAGGTCAATCCACTATTGTTAATGGTCACTTCACTTAAACAAACAAAAAGCATTGTTCGTGCCACCGCCCATTTAGCTCTTGCCTTGTCAGAACAAGGGAAAAGGGTGTTACTAGTGGATGGCAATCTTCGTGAGCCTTCGCTTCATCATTTGTTTAGAATGGATAACTCATTCGGTTTATCTAACTTACTTTTAAGAGGCAAGCCTACATCTGGGGAAGAATGGATAAAGATAGCGGACAATCTATTCTGTTTACCGACGGGTGAAATGCTCTATGAGCCGTCCACGCTATTATCATTGGAGACCTTTCCTCATCATATTGAGAAGTGGAAACAACAGTTTGATATCATCTTATTTCATACATCCAATAGTTTACATGCGCCGGATGCACAAATCGTGGCACAACATTGTGATGGTATTGTGTTAGCGATCATGGAAGGTCGAGACAAGTTGGAGAAGATTAGCAGTATGAAAAAACAATTCGAACGTGCAAAGCATGAAATAACGGGGGCAGTGATCGTTAAATAAAAAGAAAGGCAACCGTTTATTTGAAACAACAGGATGATTAGATGTGCAAGTGAATGGGGGAATAGGGAAATGATGAAAGTACTTGTAACAGGTGGTTTGGGGTTTATTGGCTCTCATATTGTAGATACATTAATGCGCAATAATTATGAAGTGGCTGTGTATGATAACCTGTCCACTGGATCTTTGAAAAACATCGATTCGAACGTTAGGATTTTTATAGGCGACATTGAAGATAAGAAATCGCTAGAGCAGGCGATGGAGACGTTCCGTCCTGACTATGTGATTCATGAAGCTGCCCAAGTGAGTGTGCAAAATTCCATTTCAGCTATTTCGAATGATGCACAGATCAACATCATGGGGACGATAAATATCATCGAACTTTCCCATAAGTATGCCGTGAAAAAAATCGTATTTGCCTCTTCAGCGGCTGTGTATGGTAACGCTAATAGGCTCCCGATTGTAGTTTCGGACCCTGTCCAACCATTATCCCCTTATGGTATTTCGAAAAAAACAGCTGAAGAGTACCTCATACTGGCCAAAAAAATATTGGATGTAGACTATGTCATTCTTCGCTACAGCAATGTGTATGGTCCACGACAAACATCAAGTGGTGAAGGCGGAGTCATTTCAATCTTCACCAACCATGTCATTAACAACGAGCGGCCAGTGATTTATGGCGACGGTTTACAAACGAGAGATTTTATCTATGTAAAAGATGTTGCGCGTGCGAACCTTCAAGCCCTTAGATTCGATGGCATTGGCATCTTTAATATTGCATCAACAACGAGTTCAAGTATTAACCAGCTATATGCCATTATTCAGTCGATAAGTCAAAAAGAGATTCTCCCTATTTATCAATCACCTAAAAGTGGGGATATCAAAGAAAGCTTACTTTGCAATAGAACGAGTACCCAAAAGTTGAATTGGCAACCCCAATATTCATTGGCAAAGGGGCTTGCGAATACGTATGCATACTATCTTAAGCGCCATCAACCCGCCATCGCTTCAGTTGAAACCTCCACCACGCTTCTACATTCTCGGGATGTAGCACGATAAATTAGATGAAAAATTCGATAACCAAAAATGTGGTCCATTTATTTTATAGTACAATGCTAGCGAATATTTTAAATGCTACGACGCTCATACTCTTGGCCAATTATTTTAACGCCAAGAACTATGGAATGTTTAGTGTGGCGCTCGCGCTTGCTATGATTATGAGCTTTTTTACGGATATTGGGTTGAGTAACACGTTCCTGCGGGAAGGATCGAAGAGCGGGAAACTAATTGCTACATTTTCTTCGTATATAAAGATCCGGATTATTTGTGTACTGTTGGTATACATTGCGTTTTCAGTTGTTATTCATGCCATGTATCAAGAACCACAGATGCTGTATATGATGTACTGCTTAATGATTCCTATGGTTATGGGGCTGACCATGCAAGGGATTGGCATCAGTTATTTTCAGCTAACGGAGAGAATGCAGTTTATCGCATCTATTAAAATCTTTTCGGCATTTGTTTTGATCGTATCGACTGCTTTGTGTATGGGTCTACAAGTAGATGTCTATATAGCTGCCTTTCTATATGGTTTTTCCTATTTTGTTGGGGGGCTTTATAGCTTATACCTGCTTTATAAAAAAGCAGATATACAGTGGGGTTCTGCTTTTCAAAAACAGTTATTAACAAGTCTTA from Sporosarcina sp. FSL K6-1522 includes the following:
- a CDS encoding NAD-dependent epimerase/dehydratase family protein, whose product is MMKVLVTGGLGFIGSHIVDTLMRNNYEVAVYDNLSTGSLKNIDSNVRIFIGDIEDKKSLEQAMETFRPDYVIHEAAQVSVQNSISAISNDAQINIMGTINIIELSHKYAVKKIVFASSAAVYGNANRLPIVVSDPVQPLSPYGISKKTAEEYLILAKKILDVDYVILRYSNVYGPRQTSSGEGGVISIFTNHVINNERPVIYGDGLQTRDFIYVKDVARANLQALRFDGIGIFNIASTTSSSINQLYAIIQSISQKEILPIYQSPKSGDIKESLLCNRTSTQKLNWQPQYSLAKGLANTYAYYLKRHQPAIASVETSTTLLHSRDVAR
- a CDS encoding CpsD/CapB family tyrosine-protein kinase; this encodes MAIKFKGKHAFNQNDVKMKEQFYSICSNIESNLVKVNPLLLMVTSLKQTKSIVRATAHLALALSEQGKRVLLVDGNLREPSLHHLFRMDNSFGLSNLLLRGKPTSGEEWIKIADNLFCLPTGEMLYEPSTLLSLETFPHHIEKWKQQFDIILFHTSNSLHAPDAQIVAQHCDGIVLAIMEGRDKLEKISSMKKQFERAKHEITGAVIVK